CAGACTTTTAAAATGATCCGCTAAAATTTTTAGATTTCTGTCCATTATTTAATTATATTCAGCCAACCTTCATGTACATTTTGACGGAGGAAGCCGGATGCCCGTTTCTGTTTGCCATGGTTGGGTAGAAGTACGTACCAAAGGCTTTAACGATATTATCAACATCACGCCTCAGGTGCGGCAATTTGTCAAAGAAAAACATCTTAAAGAGGGACAACTTTTAATTTTTATTAACGGTTCCACTGCGGCCATCAGCACCGTCGAATACGAACCGGGATTGCTGCAGGATATTCCTGAGATGATGGAAAAGATTGCGCCCATGAACCGCCGCTACCATCACGACGACACCTGGCACGATGGAAACGGTTACGCCCACCTGCGATCTACCCTGACCGGCACATCCTTTACCGTTCCGGTAATCGACGGCCAGCTGGTCTTGGGAACCTGGCAGCAGATTATTCTTCTGGATTTTGACAATACCAGTCGTCAGCGGCGCGTTGTTCTGCAGTTCGTGGGCGAAATGGAATAGAACTCAGGGACGTTTTGCAAGAAATATGGCGCGCCGGGGACGCGGATAGCCTTCAATGGTGTATTTATTATCTGCGGGATTTAAAAAATCCGGCAACGATTCGAATTGCATCCAATCTGTTGACCGCTGTTCGTCAGTCGTCGTTAGGCTAACATCAATCAAGCGAATATCATGAAAGCCCGCTCGTTTTAGCCAGTTTTGCAAGGTAGGCGCAGACGGAATAAACCAGACGTTGCGCATTTTGGCGTAGCGGCCTTGCGGCACCAATACCTGCCCGTTTTCTCCTTCGATAACCAGCGTTTCCAGCACCAGTTGCCCGCCAGATTTAAGCAATCCTTTGAGTTTGAACAGATGATCAAAAGGAGAACGTCGGTGGTAAAGCACGCCCATGGAAAAGACCGTGTCAAAACATTGTAAGCTTTCAGGTAGGTCGTCGATGCCCAGGGGCAAAACCTGTACAGCCGGGTCGTTGATGTATTTTTGCATGGCGGCAAACTGGTACACATATTTTAAATAAGGATCAATGCCGATGACCAGCCGTGCGCCGGCTCCGCGCATGCGCCAGCAAAAATATCCGTTGCCGCTGCCCACATCCAGAACAAGACGTTGCCGCAGCGGTTCGATATGGTCTTTTAAGCGCTCCCATTTCCAATCGGAACGCCATTCGGTGTCAATGAATATATCGAAAAAAGAAAGAGGCCCTTTGCGCCAGGGGTGCAGGCGTCGCAACAATTTTTCAAGATGGTCTCTGGTCTGGTCGTCCAGATCGTCTTTTTTCCCGATCTGAATTACCGCTCTGTTTAAAGCGATTTGCGAAGGGCGGGCGGAGGGTAAATGGGCGATGATCTCTTCCCACCCGGCGATGTCCCGGTTGCCTGCCGGCTGTAAGGCCCGTTTAATTTGTTGCGCCAGCGTGTCTTTCCAGGCGCGGGGGATTTCTTCAAACTCTGTAAGCAAATCCAGAAAAGCGGTGTAGTCGATCATTTAATAGCCACCATGGAAATAAAATTTAAATTCTGGTACCACTGGTAACATTTGCTAAAACCAAGGGTAAGCAAACGTCGTTTGTGTGTATTAAAAGGTTCCGGCACAAGCACATTTTCCAGAGCGCTGCGTTTCTGGCTGATTTCCAGGTTGCTGTAGCCGTGCGCTTTTTTAAAAGCCAGGTGGAGCGCTTCTTGAAAAGCCTGCTCTTCATTGTCGTCAAAGATGGTTTTTTCGGAAATAATTAAGATGCCTCCGGAAGTCAGGCCCTCAAAGATTTTTTGCAGGACAGAGGAGCGTTCTTCCGGTGGAAGGAATTGTAAGGTGAAATTTAAAACCACCACAGAGGCATTGACAATCTTTATGTGACGAAAATCGGCGCAAACTAAATGAACGGGCGTATTGGCGTTTTTTAAATATTGCTTGCTTTCGCGGATCATGGCCGGCGAATTATCAACCGCAACAATCCGAACGCCCGGCCTGGTAATGCCGTTGCTCATGGCCAGGCTGGCGGCCCCCAGCGAACTCCCGAGGTCGTAACAGCGCGTATGGGGCTGAACATGATAGGCCGTAAGCAGGCTGATGCCCTGTAAAATTTCGTTGTAACCGGGCACGGAGCGGCGAATCATATCCGAAAAGACGCGCGCCACCGTCTCATCAAAGGTGAAGCCGCTGATTTGTTCCAGCGGGCGGGAATAGATGTCGTCTTTCTTTTCCATTCTTTTGGGCCTGTTAATTTTAACTGGGAAAATATAGTAAATATTGGAATAAACTAAAAGAGCAGTTTGCAGTATTTACTGGACAATAAGGTTTTAAATATTTTGAGCGACAAGAAGACTCGGTGGAGTAAAAAATTGCTTGCAAAGAAAACATGGCCAATGAAAAAATACTGATGGAAAACCTTCGCCCCTACTCACGGCCGCAGTTGAGATTTAATAGGCAACCATGCGCTTTAATTCATCTTCAAAATCCTGCAGCGACATGTAACGGTTAAGACGTTTATATTCGCGCCCATCCACAAAAATAATAATGGTCGGCACGCTGAATACCAGAAATTGGCCTCTCAATTCCGGGGCTTTTTCAATATCCACATATTCGAAATGAACAATGTCGAATTGCTCGCAGATTTGCTGCACCTGTGGCCGCAAAACCTTGCAAACGTTGCACGATTCCGTAGAAAAATAACCAACAACGATGGAATGCTTGTTTAATAATTCATGAAATTCATTTAGTGTCATTTAAACAACTTCTTCAATTTTTCTTGCACATTTTTGCCTGTTTTTTTCTTTTCTTTTTCGATGCGTTGTTTGATTTCGTGTTCCCGTTTTTTTAATTCTGCTTCTACTTTGCGCAATTCGCTTTCATATTTTTGCAATTGTTTTTCCAGCTCTTTCTGGTGGCGGGCGACAAAAGTTAAGAACCGCTGTTTAGAAGGATCGGTTTTCTTTTTAATTTCGGCTTCCAATCTTGCTTTGGCCTTTTCCGCTTCGGCGCTTAATTTCTCTTTGAGTCGTCGGGCCAGCGCCTCGTCCGCATTAGAATTTAGCTGTATCTTCCAGCGACCGGCCTGTCCGCTGATTTTTGCTTTGATGGTAAGTGTTTTAAGGCTGCGAAAAACGTCCAGCGTCAATTGCTGGGCGTAATTGAGTTTTTGGTTTGCAGTGGGCGTCAGTTCGAGCCCTGTGGCCAAAAAGCGGATTTCCGTTTTTACCGTGTCGCCGCTAAGCGTCAATTGTGCTTTTAGCGTTCCGCGGCCTTTTTTTACCGTAAAAGGAAAATAAGGCGAGTCGCTAATTTGCGTGTTGTCCAAAGAAAATCCCTGATAAAGCAAATCAAATGTTTCGTGGGGTACATCCTTGAGATAGTTCAGTTTGCCATTTAAAACGAAGGATCGGTCGCCGGCGCTTTGCCCGGAAATTTTAATCACCGTCGGGCGGTGGATAAAACGCTGATCGGAAACAATGTCTAAAATTTGCCCGGCCAGCTGAAGGTCGTCGTGCGTTTGCCCGGAAAGGCGTATTTGCCTGATCCAGAAATCGGGCCGTCCATGGGGCGAGTAAAAATAGATATCCTGGCCTTTAAAGCGCGGCGGATTTTCCTTTTTAGGCGCGTCCGATTTCAATCGGGTTAGATAACGGCGGCCGGTTTGTACGTAGCTCAAATAATTTTCCAGGCGATGGATCAGAGTTTTGCCGAACAGCAGTTGACCGATATTACGGCGCGTAATTTCCGGAATACGGGCTCTGGAAAGCGCCCGTCGGTAGTCCTGTTCAATCCAGCGCTCAACCTGCGCCACACTGGTTTGCAGACTCTGCAACTCTTTTTGCAGGGCGGTTTCCGTGGCGCGGATGGAGTCGGAAAGTAAGGCGGTTTTTTTCTTTACGCTATTCAATGTGCTCAGCGTTTTTTGCAGGCTTTTTAAGGTTTTGATGTTTTTAATATCAAGCTTTTTAATTTGCGCTTCGAGTTCTTTAAAATCCTGCTCATAGCGGGCGTTTTTTAACTTTTTGTTCCATTTTTCAAAAGATTGATTTAACGCCTTTTGCAGCGAATCAATTTTGCGCGGCGATTCAAACTGGAGCAGGCGGATCAGGCTATCGACGTTTATTTTAGCGCGAGCGTCGCTTAATGAAAGACCTGCGTTTTGTTCCATGTTCTGCGCCACGCGTTTTAATGATTTACTGATGATATTGTCTGCCTTTTTTTTACCAATCGGCTTTTCAGGTAGCGCGCCGTCCGTCTGGCGAGGCGTATTGGTTTTAAAATCACTTATCTGAAAGTTTTCTACAATGATTTTTTTAGAAAGCAAAGGCCAGAATTCAAAGTTGAGCTCGCAGGCGCCTGTTTCAAAAAGGTTGCGCATGGTGTTGCGAGGATTGGTCACGCGCAATCCATTGAATTTTAGATGCGAACCAAAAAATGAAAAATCGAGATCGTCGATTTCAACCCTGGCTCCCACAAGGGCGCTGCCGCTTGCTTCCAGTTTGGCTTCCAGCCAGCGATCGGTAAAGATCATGCTGAGCGCTAAAAACAAAACGACCAGCGCCGCTAACAAAATAACACCTTTCCAGCGTATCATCCCTGCCTCACCGCCTGTATTTTTTTGTAAATCGCATAAAATTTAGTTGATTTAAGTAACTGAACAATTTTTAACTGCTGAATTTTAGGGTCGAGCGTTTTGCGGTAGTAAATGACAAAGAGTTTAACGCCAAATGTCACGGGCAAAAATAAAAGCAGGCTTACGGCCAGGCTGCCCATTACCACAGTGTTGTTGTAGCGACTCAGGGCAATAATCGGAAATTGATAAAAGAAAGTCCACAGCCCATGTAAAGCGGGAACATCCACTAACAGAAAATAACCCAGGCTGTGAAAAAGCGGATCTAACAGATAAGCCAGACCGCTAAACAGGGCAAACGAAAAAATGACGCTGCCCAGATTCACCTTAAAGATGATCACGATTAAAATTACCAACACATTGTGTAGCGTGAAAAACGGCGTCAATCCCAAAATCATGCCCAGACTAAAGCCCACGGCAATTTGCGCCGGCGTATCATCCGAGCGTAAAATTTTGAGAATTTTAGCGAGAATTTCCAGGCCGAACATGCAATCTCCAGTGTAGTTTTGTGAATTATCAAATATAAAGGAAAATAGGAGTAGAAACAAGAAATCTCCCCATGAAGCGCGTCTTTTTTATCCAGGGCGGCGAGGCGGCGATCAAAAACATTTTCGCAGGGATAAAAACAACCACAGAGAACACAGTGAAGTCACAAAGGCGCAAAGAATGTTTAAAATTAAAAATAGTTTCAGTTGCCCTCCCCCTCTTGATCTCCTTTTCCAAGAATAAAAGTCTGGGAGAAGGGAGCGCTGAAAGTGGACAGTTGCCATTCAACCATTCAACTAATCAACCATTCAACCAATCCAGCAGCACAAAAATTTTCAAATCCCGCCAGGGAGGCTGTTGCAAATTCAGTTTGAGTAAAATTCAAAAAATTTGTAAATTCTGGGCGACAGATAAAACAAGTAATAACAAAGGAATTCCATGAGTTTTATTACTTATAATCGCTCACAAATGAATCTCTTTGGCTATAGTGTGGAAGATTTTGCCAGAGACGATCCAAAGAGTCGATTTGTAGTGGAGTTGGTTTCGCGCCTTGATTTAAGTGCACTTTATTCCCGTTATAGTTCACAAGGCGGTGATTCTTATGCCCCAGACATGATGCTTGCCTTATGGTTTTATGCTTATAGTAACGGCATTACCAGCACCCGTAAGCTGGAGGAATTGTGTAAATATGATACGCGCTACATTTATATCACTGGGAATCAGCATCCGGATCATAGTACATTAAGTCGTTTTCGCAAGGCACATTTGGATTTATTAGACCAATATTTTGTAGAGATACTTTTAATTGCCCAGGCCGAAGGCATAAGTAGTTTCAACCAGATAGCCATAGATGGCACGAAAATCAAAGCGCACAGCAGTAAGCGTCATGGCTACACTGAGGATCAATTAGACAAACGTATAGAGAAGTTAAGAGCAGAGATCAAGCAATACATGCAGCGCTGTAATTTTGTAGAACAGGGGGCCACGGATGAATTAGATTTAGAAACTCTTCGAGCGGAGAAAGAACGGCTTGAGCGCTTAGAGAAAGAGATATTAGAACGTAAAGCCCAATTGAAAGAGCGTAAGAAACAGCTCAAATCAGAACACCGTTCAAGACATCAAATAAATGTAAAAGAGCCGGATGCCCGCATGATGCCTTCGGTGGATGGACCGGGCTATAACGCACAATTAGGCGTAGATATGTCCAGTCATTTAATAGTAGCTCATGAAGTCGTAAGCCAGCCCAACGACCAGGGTCAATTCATACCGATTCAAGAACAAGTAGAGAAGAATCTTGGTTCAGATGATAAGCGATCTTACACGGCCGATTCCGGTTATCACAATAGCACAGACCTAAAAGAATTGGAAGAAAAGCAGATCGATGCCGTAATAGCCGATCCCCAGTTATCCAATCGTTCGATAAAGGAGACACCGACCTCCAAGGAAGAATTGCAAAAAGAAGAAAGAAAACTAAAACGAAGTGATTTTGTGTATCATGAACAGGGAGATTACTATGAATGTCCGGCGGGTAAGAAGCTTTTTCCAGTTGAGAGGAATAGCGAACGGATCGTATATCGTTCCAATGATTGTCAGGACTGTCCCTTAATTAATTTATGCATTTCCAGTAAAAAGAAAGTTAAGCAAATCCATCGTTCAGTTAATGAGAGTTATTGCGAACGTATGGCGAAAAAGTTACAAACTTCAGCGGCGCAGGAACGACTAAAGAAGCGTTCGGTGACAGTTGAACCTGTTTTTGGTAATTTGAAGCATAATTTAGGCTATCGTGGATTTTCCTTATCTGGTCTTAATAATGTTCGTAGTGAATTTACGTTAATGTGTATTGGGCATAATATTAATGTTCTATTTAAAAATATGTTAGGGAAACGTTTAGCAGCGTTTATAAAAGCATCACAAGAAAAAGATGATCTATTAATTTTATTTTCAAAGAATATTTTGGCATTTTTAATTCTATATTTTGCCCAACGTTTAAGAATGAGAAAAAATTATCAATATCGGAGAATATAAACATTAATTCCTCCCCCCCCCCATGCAACAGCCTCCAGGGAGGTACTAGATCTTTAGAAGGAAGTATCCTAAAAAGGCTGAAATTCGCTGTGCGTAATGCTTGTTATTTTTGAGGTGATTCATTATATTCAAAAGGCATGTATTTTTAGATTCTTAAGTCAAACGCATCATTTTCAAAATTTGAAAAAGTTTGATTAAACGGAAATCATTTGTATGGAAGGCATCAGGAGGATAGATGAAAAACTTTGCACTTATAGGGGCCGCCGGTTATATCGCTCCACGTCATTTAAAAGCCATTAAAGAAACCGGAAACCGATTGGTCTGCGCAACGGATCCTGCAGATTCGGTTGGCATTCTGGATTCGTACTTTGATGATGTTGATTTTTTTGTTGAGTTTGAACGTTTTGATCGCCATGTGGAAAAATTGCGCCGTATCAACAAAGGCGATGAGATACATTACGTAAGCATCTGTTCACCAAATTACTTACACGACGCCCACATTCGCTTTGCCTTGCGTGTGGATGCCGACGCCATTTGCGAAAAACCGCTGGTGCTCAATCCGTGGAATTTAGACGCCCTGGCCGAGCTGGAAGAGGAAACAGGGCATCGGGTGTACAATGTGTTGCAGTTGCGATTGCATCAGACCATTAAAGACTTACGCGAGCGGATTTTGAAAGCGCCCGCGGATAAAAAGTATCCTATCGATTTAACGTACATTACTTCGCGCGGCAAGTGGTATTTTTATAGTTGGAAGGGAAACATCGAAAAATCGGGCGGCGTGGCAACCAATATTGGCATCCATTTTTTTGACATGTTGAGCTGGATTTTTGGTAGAGTGCAGCATCTGGAAGTACATCATTCGGATCGAAAGAAGGTGGGCGGTTTTATTGAACTGGAACGCGCTTACGTGCGCTGGTTCCTTTCGCTGGACAAAAACGATTTGCCGCCGCAGGCAGTGCAGGCCGGGCAGCGCACTTACCGCAGTATTTTGATCGATAATGAGGAAATGGAATTTTCCGGCGGATTTACAGATCTGCACACGGTTGTTTATCGCGATATCCTGGCCGGGGGCGGATATGGTATCGAAGATGCACGCACTTCTATCGAATTGGCCTACCGCATCCGCCATGCGCAGGTGGTACCCGCGGAAAAAGAAAAAATGCATCCCCTGTTGTTAAGAGCGCTGGGAAAAGCAGGCAAATGAATTCGATTGCCAAACACCTGTGGCAGCGCAACAGCGAGTAAAAATTTAATTACGGTTATGCACGAACCAAAGATGGTCGGGAGTTAGAAGTATTTAAGTTTTTTAAACAGGTAAAGAATTCGAATATTTTTTAGAAAAAGTAGAAAGCTTCAGAGCAAAGAACGGTCTTAAGAAGTGCTTATTGGGCGTGGAATCCATGGATAGATATTGTTTTGCGCTCATTTTTTATCTACACCGAAGGGATATGAGATTGTCCAGCTAAATCCGATGCATATCAAGCGCAATAGTCGCAGTAAAAAAGAAAAAAAGGCCCAAAGGTAGAAAGGGATGGGCAGCGCCAGGGCTTTAACGGTCTTATTCAGAAAGATATTAGCCATCATTTTTGCATTAGTAAGAGATGATAGCCTATACATAGAAGGCAATAGAAAATCCAATAAAGCAGCCTAAAAGCAACAATTTAAGATATGGCGGGAAGACCTTCAGATCCCCCATAAAAGCATACAATAGTAGGACCTTCGGCATTTAACGCTGTAAGGCATTATAGCCTACTTTCACCCATTCCCCTGTTTAATTATTTAACCATTCAACCGTATGGATACTTCACTCCGGGGGTGGTTCAAAAGCGAAATTAAATGCATAGTTATTTAAAATCATGGAAAATCTTACATTAGCCCTCACCCCCTGCCCCCTCTCCCGAAAATCGGGAGAGGGGGAATTAAAGGGGGTGAGGGAAAGAAATAATTTATAAAAATACATTGTCTTTGACTTTTGGGACAGCCCCTCCATTCAGAATGACCGGCCGATGACTCTTTACCTCTTACACTCTAAACTCTTTCCCTCTATATTTCCCATTCTTACTTTTTTTTAGTTTTTTTATCTTTTGATATTTGAATTTTATTAAAATAATGCCTATTATTTTTTTAGAAAAAATTGTTAAACTTTTCATGTGGAGGGCGCATGAATTATCCGGTGTGGGAAGTCGCCTTTGGCTCTGGCCTTGTAATGGCCGTTGTATCGGTGGTGCATGTTTTTGTGTCGCATTTTGCGGTTGGCGGCGGTCTTTTTCTGGTGCTAACCGAACACAAAGCCTATCGGGAAAACGATGCCCGCTTGTTAGAATGGCTCAAAAAGCATACGCGCTTTTTTGTGCTGGTTACGGTGGTCTTTGGCGCGGTAACCGGCGTTGGCATCTGGTTTACCATTGGCCTTATTCAACCCACAGCCACCAGCAATCTGATTCACATCTTTGTCTGGGGCTGGGCCATCGAATGGGTTTTCTTTTTTCTTGAAATTACAGCCGCCTTGCTTTACCTGTACGGCTGGCAGAAAGTGGAGCGAAAACTTCATCTCATTTACGGCTGGATTTATTTTGTCACGGCGTTTATGAGTATGGTGGTGATTAATGGTATGGTCAGTTTTATGCTTACGCCCGGCGACTGGCTGCAAACGCACAATTTCTGGGACGGATTTTTTAATCCCACCTACTGGCCTTCCTTATTTACGCGCTTTTTATTTTCTCTGGCCTTAGCCGGAATTTACGCCCTGTTTACGGCTACCCTGCAAAAAGACAAAGTCTTACGCGCTAAAATTGTGAAATGGAGTCTGGGCTGGGTAATTCCCGCTTTTATTCTGGTAGCGCTTTCTGCCTGGTGGTACCGGGGCGCCATTCCTGAGGATGTCTGGTTGTACGCCAGGGGAGTAATGCCCACCGCGACCTTTTACTTAAAGTTGATGATTATTTTCGCCGTACTGACATTTGTGCTTGCGGCACTGGCCTATTTAAAAGCGGCCCGTTTGCCGTTTGCCTTTGCCGTTGTCATTACTCTTACCGCATTTGTAACCATGTGGTCGTTTGAGTTTGTGCGCGAAGCCATTCGCAAACCGTATGTTATTTACGATTATGTTTACGGCAATTCGCTGTATGTCAGGCCCATACCCGGCGACGACGGGTTTAACACGGAAAACCTGCAAGAAAAAGGAATGTTGCAGACAGCCAAATGGGTTCAGCAGCGCGAAATCAACGAACAGAATATGGAACAGGTCGGAAAAGAAATTTTCCGTCTGCAGTGTATGAGCTGCCATACAACGGAGGCTTATCGCGGCGTAAAACAGTACATCGAAACCTATCAATGGGATGAGACGGTCATTGCCGAAATGTTGCGCGGCATTGAGCTGATGGGCAGGGGAATGATGCCACCCTTTGCCGGAAACGATCAGGAACGCCTGGCCCTGGCGCGCTACCTGGCGAACCTGACCACACAGGTAAAACCGCTGTCGCTAAGAGACGGGCAAAAACTGTACGCCAGCTACTGCGGGGTTTGCCACCGGAGCGCTGCGGATGAGCCGGCCGTGGAGTTTTTTAAGGAACTGGAAAAGGAAGAGGCCATGGAAATACTGGATAATTTACCTGACCTGATGGAGCAAATGCCGGCCCTGAAGTTGAGCCCGCAGCAAAAGCAAACCCTGTATGAGTGGTTGAAAAATCGATAAAATTTTTCGGAGGAATTATGAACGTCCACGATATTATTCCAATCATAGATCCCAATCCCATCCCCGGTCCTTTCTGGCTTTTTAAGCTACTGTTGATGGTAACTTTTTTGCTGCACATCCTGGCCATGAACATGATGATGGGCGTTGCGGTCATTGCTCTGGCTGCAAAATTTAAAATACAGAACGAAATGTACCAGAAATTGTACGACAACTTAAAGAGTAAAATACCCAATCTTCTGCCGGCCACCATCACCCTTGGCGTGGCCCCGCTGTTGTTTGCACAGGTGCTTTACGGGCCATACTTGTACACGGCCACCATTATTTCCGGTTGGGTGTGGTTTTCCATCATCATCTTGCTGACCGTGGCTTATTACGGATTTTATTTTGTTTCCTTTAAAAAAGAGGAAAAATTTAAAAAGCCGATTTTAATTTTAAGTGTGGCGTTGATTATGTTCATCGCCCTTATTTACACCACTAACGTTCTTTTGTACATGCAACCGCAGTACTGGGCGGAAAAATATTTTGAACAACCTGCAGGCGCTCATTTGTTTTTAGACGACGCTACGTTGATTCCGCGTTTTCTACATTTTATCATCGGGGCGCTGGCCATTGGCGGATTGTTTGTGGCCGTGATTGGATATTTAAAGAGGAAGAAAGAGCCGGAATTCGCCGCCTTTTTAATTAAACATGGCGGACGCTGGTTTATGTTTGCCACCATGGCCCAGTTTGTGGTGGGCAGCTGGTTTTTAGTTGCCCTGCCCCGCGAACAAATGCTACTGTTTATGGGCAAAAATATGGCCGCCTCCATCCTTTTAGTGCTGAGTATGGGACTGACTCTGCTTACCATTTTTATGATGTCGCGCAAATTAAAAGGCGAGGTGTTACAGGCGCCGGTAGCGGCCATCTCCTTTATTACTTTTATCGTTCTGGTCATGATGATCGTTATGCGCGATATTTTACGCGATTCGTATCTTGGACCTTATTTCAGAGTAGAAGAATTGTCATTTCAACCGCAGTGGGCAGTGTTGGCGTTGTTTCTGATACTTTTTGCGGCCGGGATTCTGGTCTGGCTGTGGATGTTGAAAAAGTATCCCTTTCAAGCCGATGTTAAAAACGAGAAAGGTGTTTAAAAACAAACGCGCTGCACAGAGGATCAATGGCTGTAAATTTAAGGGGGGAGCACGGTTAGTTTTTCTCAATTTTCCCATTTGCCGTAAAAGCCGTCAGCTTTTCTTTCAGTAAATTCAGATTTAACGGTTTGCGCAAAACCATGTCCACGCCGGCTTTAAGGGCGCCCTCGATTTCGCGGGCGTCATCGCTGGCGGTCAGGGCAAAAATGGGCGTGTGTTTGCCGCTCTCTTCTTCTAATTTTCGCATCTCTCTGGTGGCCGTGTAGCCATCCATGACCGGCATTTGCATATCCATCAATACCAGATCAAATGGTTTCTGTCTAAAAAGTTCCACGGCTTCCTTACCGTTCCTGGCCAGCTCCACCTGAAAGCCGGCGCGTTTTAAAATGGAGATCATCAACTTCTGGTTCACGCGGTTGTCTTCGGCAACCAGCACTTTTAAAGCAGGTTCCGATTCCTTTAACGTATGGCGCGTAATCAAAGTGTTCTCCGGTTTTGCGCCGCTGACAATAGTGCGGATAGTTTTTAGCAATTCTCTGGAGCGGATCGGTTTTAACAAAAAGGCTGCAATGCCGCTTTCAAGGCAGCGCCGGGCGTCTCCGGGTTTTCCAAAGTTGGTCAGCAATATGATTTGCGGCGCGGCGCCCTGGCTGGCGGCGCGCACCTGTTCGGCCAGCTCAAAATGAAAGTCGTTGTCAGGACGCGCGTCAATCAGCAGCAGGTTAAACGGATTTTTAGCCCGTGCAGCCTGAGTTAATAACTTACTAAGTTTCTGGCGCTCTCCGGTTACTTTAACATCTATTTTCCACTGCCGCAGTAACTCTTCCAGCACAAGGCCGCTCATCCACTGGTCGGAATAAACCAGTACGCGAATCGAGCTTAGATCAACGTCTGTTTCGGGGCCAGGCGCGGCAGGCTTTTGACTTGCCGTAGAAAAGGGAATTAAAATTTCAATTTGCTGAGTCTCCGCCTGTTCTTTTTTTAAGGCGATTTTGTAATCCAGTTTGGCAATACAATAGTTCACAAAATCGATACCGGTATCACCGCTTTGATGCGCAGATTGACCGTTTGGATGGATGAGCCTGGAAAAATAATCTGAAATGTTATCGTTGGCCGGAAAGGATATTAAAAATTTAATTCGCCGCTCCTCAACGGGTTCTATATTAATTATTATGTTGCAATGCGAAAGATTCTGGAAAAGGACATCCATAATCACAAAAGCCAGATGTTTTAAGTAATTGGGATCGTGATGTATGAACAAAGGGATTTCGGGATGGATGCGTAAGAGTAGTTCGATCTGTTTTTCGCCGGTCTGAACAACAAAGGGCGAAAGCGCGTCTTCAATACAGTCGCGAATGTTGAAATCCGTTTCGTGAATGGGAAGATCGTCGCCTTTTTCATGGTAATCCAGCGCTTTTTGCAGGTCGTTTAAAATGGAAAGCAGATGATCGGAATTTAGCCCGGCGAGTTGAGTCTGTAACTCGCGTTCGGCTTTGTCGTCAGATTCTTTTAGCAAATCAACGATGTGCAAAATGTTGTTCAGAGGCGTGCGTAATTCATTGACAAATGATTTTAAAAGAGCGTAATCGGTCGGCGTGTTTTTTTTGCTGCGGGATTGCAGCTCTTTTTGTAATTTGTTTACCTCGAACTTATACTGGTAGTAACGCTGGTAGGCCTGCAGGGCGCTGCGGTAGGCAGAAAGCAAAAGATTTAATAGCTGCCGGTTGTTGGTGGAAATCTCGTGCGTATCTCCCAGGTAGATGCTTGTGAGAATAACCTGCGGATTGGTTTGCCCGGCAACGGTTTCATTTTGCAGCGCATCGTTCACAAACGAAAGCAGCGCGCCCGGTTCAAATTCTTTCAAAAACAGGTAGTCGGCGCCGCATTCTATGATTTTGATAATTTCTTTTGGCTCGTTCAGGGTGGTCATCAATACCACCGGAATGGTTTGAAGTTGAGGATGAGATTT
This sequence is a window from Caldithrix abyssi DSM 13497. Protein-coding genes within it:
- a CDS encoding IS1182 family transposase; its protein translation is MSFITYNRSQMNLFGYSVEDFARDDPKSRFVVELVSRLDLSALYSRYSSQGGDSYAPDMMLALWFYAYSNGITSTRKLEELCKYDTRYIYITGNQHPDHSTLSRFRKAHLDLLDQYFVEILLIAQAEGISSFNQIAIDGTKIKAHSSKRHGYTEDQLDKRIEKLRAEIKQYMQRCNFVEQGATDELDLETLRAEKERLERLEKEILERKAQLKERKKQLKSEHRSRHQINVKEPDARMMPSVDGPGYNAQLGVDMSSHLIVAHEVVSQPNDQGQFIPIQEQVEKNLGSDDKRSYTADSGYHNSTDLKELEEKQIDAVIADPQLSNRSIKETPTSKEELQKEERKLKRSDFVYHEQGDYYECPAGKKLFPVERNSERIVYRSNDCQDCPLINLCISSKKKVKQIHRSVNESYCERMAKKLQTSAAQERLKKRSVTVEPVFGNLKHNLGYRGFSLSGLNNVRSEFTLMCIGHNINVLFKNMLGKRLAAFIKASQEKDDLLILFSKNILAFLILYFAQRLRMRKNYQYRRI
- a CDS encoding Gfo/Idh/MocA family oxidoreductase — translated: MKNFALIGAAGYIAPRHLKAIKETGNRLVCATDPADSVGILDSYFDDVDFFVEFERFDRHVEKLRRINKGDEIHYVSICSPNYLHDAHIRFALRVDADAICEKPLVLNPWNLDALAELEEETGHRVYNVLQLRLHQTIKDLRERILKAPADKKYPIDLTYITSRGKWYFYSWKGNIEKSGGVATNIGIHFFDMLSWIFGRVQHLEVHHSDRKKVGGFIELERAYVRWFLSLDKNDLPPQAVQAGQRTYRSILIDNEEMEFSGGFTDLHTVVYRDILAGGGYGIEDARTSIELAYRIRHAQVVPAEKEKMHPLLLRALGKAGK
- a CDS encoding c-type cytochrome; the encoded protein is MNYPVWEVAFGSGLVMAVVSVVHVFVSHFAVGGGLFLVLTEHKAYRENDARLLEWLKKHTRFFVLVTVVFGAVTGVGIWFTIGLIQPTATSNLIHIFVWGWAIEWVFFFLEITAALLYLYGWQKVERKLHLIYGWIYFVTAFMSMVVINGMVSFMLTPGDWLQTHNFWDGFFNPTYWPSLFTRFLFSLALAGIYALFTATLQKDKVLRAKIVKWSLGWVIPAFILVALSAWWYRGAIPEDVWLYARGVMPTATFYLKLMIIFAVLTFVLAALAYLKAARLPFAFAVVITLTAFVTMWSFEFVREAIRKPYVIYDYVYGNSLYVRPIPGDDGFNTENLQEKGMLQTAKWVQQREINEQNMEQVGKEIFRLQCMSCHTTEAYRGVKQYIETYQWDETVIAEMLRGIELMGRGMMPPFAGNDQERLALARYLANLTTQVKPLSLRDGQKLYASYCGVCHRSAADEPAVEFFKELEKEEAMEILDNLPDLMEQMPALKLSPQQKQTLYEWLKNR